The following proteins are encoded in a genomic region of Rattus rattus isolate New Zealand chromosome 2, Rrattus_CSIRO_v1, whole genome shotgun sequence:
- the C2H2orf78 gene encoding uncharacterized protein C2orf78 homolog, producing MSENFQSSPFFGTERARQLSLPVLSNSTQSAGRVCNISRVSTPDMNSPWLLPSASSTSLQPLMGNAYLNPHAGTTMLTVLTEQGQISTSAPSYPGALKWDFPGSRDGREEALQGVNVTIIDQDTTLSSLAITNQCDKILDPSAIVPFYPTLSASFVQVTPPQMPNQGYSLAPSYQDGSQVYYYEHNSLGPLIAGEFGQCLQAHGSMPYPGSQTSAIQPEMVMVLKEIQPRNVQIPLFTSAFSYSTSAQSNSLPVVQMETSLGLPPSGQTHCQLQSPELYSTCAQVSQIRPPAVNGDRALAASIHSPSEFLALPPAPSLEQTENENVNEINDEFLKTLDAYEGTKENQDTSIVTLAHPDLQQPLQCADMESLRPKSASDNAHLEGISMGPKKLGGLENEIRSSFDFKDISTLEADIQLPQLLNTLTDIDQDQACENWKVISGPSDQVRKNKHKSSEPLEGAPQAKIQHQDLVEGEGSVCVAGTSNKAIENMAKHLEGKAPKVAPNKNKRGRRQGQEKPSGPENNSKKADELKQSRKRVKAEEKPTIPKTKRKRNPPELSQTSFKKPRTHLGMHMLESVQVFHPLGKKSEKKPGISSLGSLRTFTSNKDPGPSPVTTAVLNMSCEGQGPPKSPRKTQIAESSASKECPSQSQYELPPAGKVKLVPLPFPTLDKPQARPISRKPLSLASHRPTTVHPVQPHSHSAQLTTHRPSQLAPVSTSSMASTKPASPISSSATGPSGTNLIQSSAVPQVATSRPVPHRASSHTSFQRELISAAKNKVPSPSEPQTQYLLQDFSRQPIPWKKVDILGPVVSQPITKEQRPEREAMKRRAQQERENAVKNTATGKLQLFLQREKDMEISQYYGYAM from the exons ATGTCCG AAAATTTCCAAAGTTCACCTTTCTTTGGGACAGAAAGGGCTCGGCAGCTTTCTCTGCCTGTGCTGAGCAACTCCACACAGTCTGCAGGAAGGGTGTGCAACATCTCCAGAGTCTCCACCCCAGATATGAATTCACCATGGCTCCTACCATCAGCATCCAGCACTTCTCTCCAGCCACTCATGGGTAATGCCTACCTTAACCCACATGCTGGCACAACCATGCTGACAGTGCTGACTGAGCAGGGTCAGATCTCCACCTCGGCACCTTCCTATCCAGGTGCTCTCAAATGGGATTTCCctggaagcagagatgggagggaagaggCACTCCAGGGAGTCAATGTAACCATCATTGACCAGGACACTACACTCTCCTCCCTGGCTATCACAAACCAGTGTGATAAAATTTTAGATCCCAGTGCCATAGTTCCTTTCTATCCAACACTGTCTGCCAGCTTTGTCCAGGTCACACCACCGCAGATGCCAAATCAAGGATACAGCCTGGCACCTTCCTACCAGGATGGTAGCCAGGTCTATTACTATGAGCACaacagcctgggtcctctgataGCTGGAGAATTTGGGCAGTGCTTGCAGGCCCATGGCTCTATGCCCTACCCTGGGAGTCAGACCTCTGCGATCCAACCAGAGATGGTGATGGTGCTAAAGGAGATTCAGCCAAGGAATGTCCAAATACCACTCTTTACCTCTGCCTTCTCCTATTCCACATCTGCTCAATCCAACAGTCTTCCCG TGGTTCAAATGGAGACGTCCCTGGGATTGCCACCTTCAGGCCAGACACACTGTCAGCTGCAGAGTCCAGAACTCTACAGCACTTGTGCCCAGGTTTCTCAGATAAGGCCACCAGCTGTCAACGGGGACAGGGCATTAGCTGCTTCTATCCATAGTCCTTCGGAATTCCTGGCCTTGCCTCCAGCTCCAAGCCTGGAACAAACAGAGAACGAAAACGTGAATGAGATAAACGATGAGTTTTTAAAGACTCTGGATGCCTATGAGggcacaaaagaaaaccaagacacaTCAATCGTGACTTTGGCACACCCTGACTTGCAGCAGCCTCTGCAGTGCGCTGATATGGAGAGTCTAAGACCGAAGTCTGCTTCTGACAATGCCCATTTGGAAGGCATCAGCATGGGTCCAAAAAAGCTTGGGGGACTGGAGAATGAGATTAGATCCAGCTTCGACTTCAAAGACATCTCTACACTTGAGGCAGACATTCAACTTCCCCAACTCCTCAACACCCTTACAGACATAGACCAGGATCAGGCCTGTGAAAACTGGAAAGTCATCAGTGGCCCCTCTGACCAAGTGAGGAAGAATAAACATAAATCTTCTGAACCTCTTGAGGGAGCTCCTCAGGCTAAAATCCAGCACCAGGACCtagtggaaggagaggggagtgtgtgtgttgctgggacCAGCAACAAAGCTATTGAAAACATGGCAAAGCACCTGGAGGGCAAAGCTCCCAAAGTGGCCCCCAACAAGAACAAAAGAGGTAGAAGACAGGGACAAGAAAAACCAAGTGGACCAGAGAACAACTCTAAGAAAGCAGACGAGCTGAAGCAGTCCAGGAAAAGAGTCAAAGCAGAAGAGAAGCCCACCATCCCCAAgaccaagaggaagaggaatcCACCTGAACTCAGTCAAACCAGCTTTAAGAAGCCTCGAACCCACCTTGGCATGCACATGCTGGAGTCCGTGCAAGTCTTTCACCCACTGgggaagaagagtgagaagaaACCTGGCATCTCCTCCTTAGGGAGTCTCCGAACCTTCACCAGCAACAAAGATCCAGGCCCAAGCCCAGTTACTACAGCAGTGCTAAACATGTCATGTGAGGGCCAGGGTCCTCCCAAAAGCCCGCGGAAGACTCAGATAGCAGAGAGCAGTGCTTCCAAGGAGTGTCCATCTCAGTCCCAGTATGAGCTGCCCCCAGCTGGAAAGGTCAAGTTAGTACCTTTGCCTTTTCCAACCCTGGACAAGCCTCAAGCCAGACCTATTTCTAGAAAGCCTCTTTCCCTGGCTTCACATAGGCCCACCACAGTTCACCCTGTGCAGCCTCATTCCCACTCAGCTCAACTTACAACACACAGGCCATCCCAACTAGCTCCTGTCAGCACATCTTCGATGGCCTCTACCAAGCCAGCTTCTCCAATTTCCTCTAGTGCCACAGGACCTAGTGGAACCAACCTCATCCAGTCCAGTGCTGTGCCTCAGGTGGCAACATCGAGGCCCGTACCCCACAGAGCATCATCTCATACTTCATTCCAGAGAGAGCTCATTTCTGCTGCCAAGAACAAGGTACCATCGCCTTCTGAACCCCAGACTCAATATCTGCTGCAAGACTTCAGCCGCCAACCCATTCCATGGAAGAAAGTTGACATTCTGGGACCAGTCGTCTCACAGCCCATCACAAAAGAGCAAAGGCCAGAGAGGGAGGCCATGAAGAGGCGGGCCCAACAGGAGCGCGAGAATGCTGTCAAGAACACTGCTACTGGGAAACTGCAGCTCTTCCTTCAGAGGGAGAAGGATATGGAAATTTCTCAATATTATGGCTATGCAATGTAA
- the LOC116894374 gene encoding protein transport protein Sec61 subunit gamma-like, translated as MDQVMQFVEPSGQFVKDSIWLVKRRTKPDRKEFQKIARATAIGFVIMGFIGFFVKLIHIPVNNIIVGG; from the coding sequence ATGGATCAGGTAATGCAGTTTGTGGAGCCAAGTGGGCAGTTTGTGAAGGATTCAATTTGGCTGGTTAAAAGACGCACCAAACCTGATAGAAAAGAATTCCAGAAGATCGCCAGGGCCACAGCGATCGGATTCGTTATCATGGGGTTCATCGGCTTCTTTGTGAAACTGATCCATATCCCCGTTAATAACATTATTGTGGGTGGCTGA